One genomic window of Polyangium aurulentum includes the following:
- a CDS encoding dimethylarginine dimethylaminohydrolase family protein, translated as MIDLYLMSPPSPGWALRGRANFRSQNAPAVDAAAARREWLALAEAIEARGGTVIALEPPSDELSGMPYAAECGHVIAREGAPPLFVLPRMAKPHRQGERAHWQPLAEAMGLEVVDPGEGIWEAQGDVAELDGCTLLFHGGRTDRAGMEAAARFFPGETLAIEIREPAFHGNMAVLPLPSVDRMLVCREVLVGEAWDALVRRFGEARLLPVTEAEIREYATNGLPVGDTLLAPSLVPDRVARLVESLGMRVERLPLRELCDKAGGASRCLVSRARVDEKHVRLPEENRLAKVAAAIRGESLS; from the coding sequence ATGATCGACCTCTACCTCATGTCCCCCCCGAGCCCCGGCTGGGCGCTGCGGGGGCGCGCCAATTTCCGCAGCCAGAACGCTCCCGCCGTCGACGCGGCCGCCGCGCGCCGCGAGTGGCTCGCCCTCGCCGAGGCGATCGAGGCCCGCGGCGGCACCGTGATCGCCCTCGAGCCGCCCTCGGACGAGCTCTCGGGCATGCCCTACGCGGCCGAGTGCGGCCACGTGATCGCCCGCGAGGGGGCCCCGCCGCTCTTCGTCCTGCCCCGCATGGCCAAACCCCACCGGCAGGGCGAGCGCGCCCACTGGCAGCCGCTCGCCGAGGCGATGGGGCTCGAGGTGGTCGACCCGGGCGAGGGGATCTGGGAGGCGCAGGGCGACGTGGCCGAGCTCGACGGCTGCACGCTGCTGTTTCACGGCGGCCGGACCGACCGCGCGGGCATGGAGGCCGCCGCGCGGTTCTTCCCCGGCGAGACGCTCGCCATCGAGATCCGCGAGCCCGCGTTCCACGGCAACATGGCCGTGCTGCCGCTGCCCTCCGTCGACCGGATGCTCGTCTGCCGCGAGGTGCTCGTGGGCGAGGCGTGGGACGCGCTCGTGCGCAGGTTCGGCGAAGCGCGGCTCTTGCCCGTCACGGAGGCCGAGATCCGCGAGTACGCGACGAACGGCCTGCCCGTCGGCGACACGCTGCTCGCCCCGAGCCTCGTGCCCGATCGCGTGGCGCGCCTGGTCGAATCGCTCGGCATGCGCGTCGAGCGCCTCCCCCTGCGGGAGCTGTGCGACAAGGCGGGCGGCGCCTCGCGGTGCCTGGTCTCGCGCGCCCGCGTCGACGAAAAACACGTGCGTTTACCCGAAGAAAACCGCCTCGCGAAGGTCGCGGCAGCCATCCGCGGGGAGAGTTTGTCATGA